The Candidatus Celerinatantimonas neptuna DNA segment CGCTGTTTCCCAGTGTTGGTGGGCGAAGTTTTGAAGTCGATAGCCTTGATCAACTGGCTCAACTTGGGCGCTATCTGGGACGATTACACCAAATTGCCGGGAAAATCCCTTTTTCTCATCGCCTTCAATTGAGTATTGAAAGTTATATTGATGAGCCTTTAGTCGAATTAGAGAATTGGTTACCTGAAAGTTTACACGAATCTTTTTTTACAATAGCCCGACAAGTTGCTGACGAAGTGCGTGAGCAATATTGTGTGGTTCCGGATCAGTTGATTCGTTTACACGGTGATTGTCATCCAGGTAATATTTTGTGGCGCGAAGGCCCTCAGCTGGTGGATCTTGATGACGCCCGAATGGGGCCTGCTGTTCAGGATCTCTGGATGTTACTCAACGGTGAGCGACAAGAACGTCTGCTGCAACTGGATCTGTTGTTGGAAGGTTATGAAGATTTTTGCTCATTTCAAAGTGCACAGCTTTGTCTTATTGAACCGTTAAGGGCTATGCGAATGATCCATTATATGGGATGGTTGGCTAAGCGTTGGCAAGATCCGGCATTTCAGCAGGCTTTCCCCTGGTTCAATAGCCAACAATATTGGCAAAATCAGATTTTATCCCTTAAAGAACAATTAGCTTCGTTGCGTGAACCGCCTCTTACACTGTTTCTTGGATAAAACGCTTACTGATTTTATTGTAATTTGACAATTGTGATTTTAGAGTGTTAAAAATAAGTGAGAAAAATTGATCTATGTACGATAACCTCGTAAGCTTAACTCGCCTTTAATGACTGGGATCTTTGGTACTATGAAAAAACTGCTTGTGATTGTTTTGGCTCTATTTATTGTCGTGCCATTTGCGAATGCCGAAGCGTTTCAAGAAGGGGTAAATTATAAAGTTGTTCGTCAGGAAGCAACGGCAAAGCCCCAGATCATGGAGTTTTTCTCTTATTTTTGTCCTCACTGTTTTGCTTTTGAACCTATATTTGATGGGCTTGAGTCAGATTTGCCTAATGTTCAGTTTAAGCGAGTTCATGTTGCTTTCTTAGGTGGCGCGATGGGTGAAGAAATGGTTCGGGCCTATGCTGTTGCTGAAGTACTTCAGGTCACCAAGAAAATGACTCCGGTTCTTTTTGATGCTATTCATATTCAGCATATTTCCTTGGCTAGTCGTGCTGATATTAGAAAACTATTTGTTGAACATGGTGTCTCTGGTGCGGATTTTGACAATGCTGTGAATAGTTTTGTTGTGAATGGTTTGGTTGCCGAAATGAATAAGACTGTTAAAGAGTATCATGTCATGGGGGTTCCAACCATTATCGTTAATGGTAAATATCAGGTGCTCCCCGGATCGGTTCAAACTGTGAATCAATACGTTAAACTGATTAAATACCTAGTCCACAAAAAGAAT contains these protein-coding regions:
- the srkA_2 gene encoding Stress response kinase A encodes the protein MTDFSFSTLTPERLLDALSSIAIYPESGLLALNSYENRVYQFLSDDGNRYVVKFYRSGRWNDDQILEEHQFCLELAGAEVPVIAPISIQNKTLHHWEDVRFALFPSVGGRSFEVDSLDQLAQLGRYLGRLHQIAGKIPFSHRLQLSIESYIDEPLVELENWLPESLHESFFTIARQVADEVREQYCVVPDQLIRLHGDCHPGNILWREGPQLVDLDDARMGPAVQDLWMLLNGERQERLLQLDLLLEGYEDFCSFQSAQLCLIEPLRAMRMIHYMGWLAKRWQDPAFQQAFPWFNSQQYWQNQILSLKEQLASLREPPLTLFLG
- the dsbA gene encoding Thiol:disulfide interchange protein DsbA, which produces MKKLLVIVLALFIVVPFANAEAFQEGVNYKVVRQEATAKPQIMEFFSYFCPHCFAFEPIFDGLESDLPNVQFKRVHVAFLGGAMGEEMVRAYAVAEVLQVTKKMTPVLFDAIHIQHISLASRADIRKLFVEHGVSGADFDNAVNSFVVNGLVAEMNKTVKEYHVMGVPTIIVNGKYQVLPGSVQTVNQYVKLIKYLVHKKN